A genomic stretch from Podospora pseudoanserina strain CBS 124.78 chromosome 3, whole genome shotgun sequence includes:
- a CDS encoding hypothetical protein (EggNog:ENOG503PH4J; COG:M) codes for MEAIRKPGKPKKSASKSTILGWFQGTKKTAKGRGKSKKALSRAVPILQLPPELILLVLELLDITDQLAFNRTNKWFYSVINTEIYARNVRFGGSTCMLWGAEHGRLGTLKHALAAGGNLDASGPLARKAKESAASDTETEDSDNDNTDGDDTNDDDADVVPATRTLDSKLQPYATPLHLAAKNGHRDVVIWLLDNGVDINAPSFRVCSCHAMKFDRNPLRRAADWPRWRPLHTAMCHNERLVAELLIHRGASLSLDATPEHNHMALHTAAANGLVPVIKLLALNDPDLDANQRDRWDNTALHYVAELFSARGSADIRDTIAKLLALGADLEAHNERGHTPLLNACFRGNFAVAHRLASIGANPDPHRYIRKFRDIRPLYFCTLPRADFFNLDEAPVKHDEFEGNRVSLIRALVEGGARVDARFDKRGHREATALMLACELAEPRAVAMLVRCGASVNAQDRSGRTPLYYACSVRVDHRGEVAEIAVLLIRHGARMDLEEEPMSSPLDWAVMQLRWTEDRILQEMLKEANENSVTRPKLKAALKKCASSGNYKALKLLLTFADEHFDVTDRDVKFYLDLIIEQSDPWNQVETLETTLNFGRVVYSNEMLLLKTIMQKNKALSIAVLNRFVSVSEPTFLGGQTYLHLACQWGEVEVVKQLLERGADVDVFDDELRTPLSIAVTEDHPNVAACLMNEVADPYLVPSDDVLQKIYEDDPGEWRYMKKRFLTAFDLAVRESRISIIKEILMRYNLPPIPPRQWKGSYLYRACQNPNLTPLKLILERLEDSEAAEMCSMSILKDVWSEKIRMDVAVSALQAAKLLTDVAVVRHSPQFWELVQEIAMWEGADLHKLTIWDMIMKEMRLKITSCHDKVEGDLADAEFPKGTGKKPMVSITPDMTDEELLECGLPIPKD; via the coding sequence ATGGAGGCGATCAGGAAGCCCGGGAAGCCCAAGAAATCGGCATCCAAGAGCACCATACTCGGCTGGTTCCAGGGCACCAAGAAGACAGCCAAGGGCAGAGGAAAGTCAAAGAAAGCGCTGTCGCGAGCGGTGCCCATCCTGCAGCTCCCCCCAGAACTcatcctccttgtcctcgaaCTGCTCGATATTACCGATCAGCTCGCCTTCAACCGCACCAACAAGTGGTTCTACTCGGTCATCAATACAGAAATCTACGCCAGAAATGTCCGCTTCGGCGGCTCAACCTGCATGTTATGGGGTGCTGAGCATGGCAGGCTGGGCACCCTGAAGCATGCCCTCGCTGCGGGGGGGAATCTTGATGCTTCGGGGCCGCTGGCTCGCAAGGCAAAGGAGTCGGCGGCGAGCGACACGGAGACAGAAGACAGCGACAATGACAACACCGACGGCGATGACACTAACGATGACGATGCCGATGTCGTGCCAGCGACGCGCACGCTGGACTCCAAACTCCAGCCTTATGCCACCCCACTCCACCTCGCCGCCAAGAATGGCCATCGCGATGTCGTTATCTGGTTGCTCGACAACGGCGTTGATATCAATGCGCCCTCGTTCCGGGTCTGCTCCTGCCACGCCATGAAGTTTGACAGGAATCCCCTGCGAAGGGCTGCCGACTGGCCGAGATGGCGGCCTCTGCACACTGCCATGTGTCACAACGAACGACTGGTGGCCGAGCTGTTGATTCACCGCGGTGCGTCTCTCAGCCTGGATGCCACCCCGGAACACAACCACATGGCCTTGCACACGGCTGCCGCCAACGGGTTGGTTCCCGTCATCAAGCTCCTCGCTCTCAACGACCCCGACCTCGACGCCAACCAGCGTGATCGGTGGGACAACACAGCTCTTCACTATGTTGCCGAACTCTTCAGCGCCCGCGGCTCTGCCGACATCCGAgacaccatcgccaagctGCTGGCCCTCGGCGCTGATCTCGAGGCTCACAATGAGCGTGGTCACACGCCGCTGTTGAATGCATGCTTCAGAGGCAATTTTGCCGTGGCACACAGGTTGGCCAGTATCGGGGCCAATCCCGACCCGCATCGATACATCCGTAAGTTCCGAGATATTCGGCCTCTCTACTTTTGCACCCTGCCACGAGCcgacttcttcaacctcgacgaggcTCCAGTGAAGCACGATGAATTCGAGGGAAATCGGGTCTCGCTCATCCGGGCACTGGTGGAAGGCGGGGCTAGGGTTGACGCACGCTTCGACAAACGTGGCCATCGTGAGGCCACGGCACTAATGTTGGCCTGTGAGCTCGCTGAACCACGAGCTGTTGCTATGCTAGTCAGGTGCGGCGCCTCGGTCAATGCGCAAGATCGCAGTGGCAGGACGCCGCTGTATTATGCGTGCTCGGTCAGGGTCGATCACCGCGGCGAGGTGGCAGAAATAGCCGTGCTCCTGATTCGTCACGGTGCCCGCatggatttggaggaggaaccGATGAGCAGCCCGCTTGACTGGGCTGTGATGCAGCTGCGGTGGACGGAGGACAGGATTTTGCAGGAGAtgctcaaggaggccaacGAAAACAGCGTTACCAGGCCAAAACTGAAGGCTGCTCTGAAAAAGTGCGCCTCCAGCGGGAACTACAAGGCTCTCAAGCTGCTGCTAACGTTTGCCGACGAACACTTTGACGTTACAGATCGGGACGTTAAGTTCTATCTCGACCTCATCATTGAGCAAAGCGACCCGTGGAATCAAGTGGAGACGCTGGAAACAACTCTCAATTTCGGGAGGGTCGTATACAGCAACGAGATGCTTCTTCTCAAGACGATTATGCAAAAGAACAAGGCCCTCAGCATTGCCGTCTTGAACCGCTTCGTGTCTGTCAGTGAACCAACCTTTCTCGGTGGCCAGACATACCTGCATCTTGCATGCCAGTGGGGAGAGGTAGAGGTTGTGAAGCAGCTTCTGGAGAGGGGTGCGGACGTGGAcgtgtttgatgatgagctgagaACGCCTCTGTCTATCGCCGTCACGGAAGACCACCCCAACGTCGCCGCTTGCCTCATGAACGAGGTGGCTGATCCGTACCTGGTGCCGTCGGATGATGTGCTCCAGAAAATTTATGAGGATGACCCTGGTGAGTGGCGCTacatgaagaagaggttcCTCACAGCGTTCGACCTCGCCGTTCGAGAGAGCAGAATCTCTATCATTAAGGAGATACTCATGCGGTACAACCTACCACCAATACCGCCTCGCCAGTGGAAGGGCAGCTATCTTTACCGAGCCTGTCAGAATCCGAATCTGACACCGCTGAAACTGATCCTGGAACGACTAGAAGACTCGGAGGCGGCAGAGATGTGCTCCATGAGTATCCTCAAAGATGTTTGGAGTGAAAAGATCAGGATGGACGTGGCCGTGAGTGCACTGCAAGCGGCCAAGCTGCTGACGGACGTAGCTGTGGTGAGACACTCGCCTCAGTTCTGGGAGCTGGTGCAGGAGATAGCCatgtgggagggggcagACCTACACAAGCTTACGATTTGGGATATGATAATGAAGGAAATGAGGCTAAAAATCACGTCTTGCCATGACAAGGTGGAGGGCGATCTGGCGGACGCAGAATTCCCAAAAGGAACGGGCAAGAAACCGATGGTCTCCATAACACCCGACATGACAGACGAGGAACTTCTCGAGTGCGGATTACCGATTCCCAAAGATTGA
- a CDS encoding hypothetical protein (COG:C; EggNog:ENOG503NVII) has protein sequence MPPTMDISVIIVGGGPVGLTAAHAFSKLGIDFTLLERRDIIAEDVGASIVLWPHGIRIMAQLGLLDQLLSIGTGLMSGTFQTVNGKAFLRTSSPQLCKTNHGIYPQCFARAELISTLYNTLPPSARSRIHTSKTVTSISSVPGGDIKVLCSDGTSYTGTFTLGADGIHSVVRKTILSLSPPPITPSPLKTRYSLLWFSLPLLPTIPASSAFEVHSKNLCLQVLANEKSNVQFCFLYQLLPPDHSPSKKFTQSDIEAIISRPDVSSLPLGGSGLTVKDAWPLKSKCGITPLEEGILKPEWHFGNQMVLVGDAAHKVTPTIGQGLNMGLLDVVSLVNQVSEFVGSAGSSREKVLGGLDGAFRRYRAERLESVEEDYKRSGVVTRLTCWRDWRFKLFDRVVMPIPGVDVLLVNKVNSPIMARGLVFRGIRVEREPFEGRVKWKEKMPLLDETAHDEGLLGRRQW, from the exons ATGCCGCCAACTATGGATATTAGCGTCATCATTGTAGGAGGAGGGCCGGTTGGACTGACAGCAGCCCACGCATTCTCCAAGCTCGGGATCGACTTCACCCTTCTCGAGCGCCGCGACATTATCGCCGAAGATGTCGGCGCCAGCATCGTTCTATGGCCGCACGGAATACGCATCATGGCTCAACTCGGCTTGCTGGACCAGCTGTTGTCCATTGGTACAGGATTAATGTCGGGTACATTTCAAACCGTAAATGGCAAAGCCTTTCTTCGGACAAGCTCTCCCCAACTGTGCAAGACCAA CCATGGAATCTACCCCCAATGCTTCGCCCGCGCGGAGCTCATCTCCACTCTctacaacaccctccccccctcggcCCGATCCAGAATCCACACCTCCAAAACCGTCACATCCATCTCTTCTGTTCCTGGCGGCGACATCAAAGTCCTCTGCTCAGACGGCACCTCCTACACGGGaaccttcaccctcggcgCAGACGGAATCCACAGCGTAGTCCGCAaaaccatcctctccctttccccccctcccatcaccccgTCCCCGTTAAAAACGCGCTACTCCCTCCTCTggttctccctccccctcctccccaccatcccggCCAGCTCCGCCTTCGAAGTCCACTCCAAAAACCTCTGCCTCCAAGTCCTCGCAAACGAGAAATCCAACGTCCAATTCTGCTTTCTCtaccagctcctcccccctgATCACTCACCCTCCAAGAAATTCACCCAGTCCGATATCgaagccatcatctcccGCCCTGATGTATCTTCCCTCCCGCTGGGGGGGTCCGGCCTAACAGTCAAGGACGCCTGGCCGTTAAAGTCAAAATGCGGCATCACACCGCTAGAAGAAGGCATTCTCAAGCCGGAGTGGCATTTCGGAAACCAGATGGTTCTCGTCGGGGACGCGGCGCACAAAGTCACGCCGACGATTGGGCAGGGGCTGAACATGGGCTTGTTGGATGTGGTTTCGCTCGTAAATCAAGTGTCCGAGTTCGTGGGCTCTGCCGGGTCCAGCCGGGAGAaagttttggggggtttggatgGGGCGTTTAGACGGTACCGAGCGGAGAGGCTTGAGAGCGTGGAGGAAGATTACAAGAGGTCCGGGGTGGTAACGAGGCTGACCTGCTGGCGGGATTGGCGGTTTAAACTGTTCGacagggtggtgatgccgatTCCGGGGGTCGATGTCCTGCTTGTGAACAAGGTTAACTCGCCCATCATGGCGAGGGGCCTTGTGTTTAGGGGGATAAGAGTGGAGAGGGAACCATTTGAGGGGAGGGTCAAATGGAAGGAAAAGATGCCGCTTCTAGACGAAACAGCGCATGATGAGGGCCTCTTGGGCAGGCGGCAATGGTAG
- the DBP7 gene encoding ATP-dependent RNA helicase dbp7 (BUSCO:EOG09260KNR; EggNog:ENOG503NUZC; COG:A), with protein sequence MADDGMLLNFEIGDAPLVSQVKFKGGRWRDRVKANKSAKAASQGGPEPAAKPRAPYDPNRPTKRPRGNDDGNDHRPAKAPRTSDIPWVPTHAMKTGLVSSSLFTSIPTVVTKFDEEAPTEPAEPAKPSNAPLSEEAENFHTLGLARRVAHHLATKLEMKAPTAIQKNTIPVLIKDDSDAFLQAETGSGKTLAYLLPIVHRIMELSMNEDGTPKKDAKVHRNSGLFAIILAPTRELCKQISAVLEKVLRCAPWLVCTTVIGGESKHSEKARLRKGVNILVATPGRLTDHLDNTKVLDVGTVRWLVLDEGDRMMEMGFEDDIKAIVGKIRADKLATKNSEGLVLDGVLPKRRVTVLCSATMKMNVQKLGEISLEDAVHITASKSEMEKDAAENSGSTESAFTAPAQLKQSCIIVPAKLRLVTLIALLKSTFARKGSVMKAIIFISCADSVDFHYEVLKDTVTVEPPPPAQEGDAPAKKPDVHIETTVAPAAYITSPANTRVMLHKLHGSLAQPVRSATLKAFSGCKDPAVLITTDISSRGLDVPAVDLVIEYDPAFAVPDHVHRIGRTARAGRSGKAVLFLLPGPEEGYTSILPSSATITPQLYESILQKGFATNVNFPASSQTNNAETESNKRETWATRAEALQLHFEQRLLAPAPGFEDAEEGPKGHKGKFSKTGGKNRQPVKKDNPLLDAGRQAFRSHIRAYATHVREERVYFDMTQLHLGHMAKAFGLREAPGGIGSGISRRTHKFTPATNGQKGGGASASGAAKPSSGSKSKFDDDEFGQVDEDAAKRMKAKMKMLSMNSASEFNLGTSTPGIGITTLSNSLNRQSRQQVSLVTTPDLL encoded by the exons ATGGCCGACGATGGAATGCTCCTGAACTTTGAGATTGGCGATGCGCCTCTCGTCAGTCAGGTCAAGTTCAAGGGCGGCCGCTGGAGAGACCGCGTTAAAGCCAACAAGTCGGCGAAAGCCGCATCGCAAGGAGGCCCCGAGCCAGCTGCCAAACCACGAGCGCCCTACGATCCGAATCGACCTACTAAAAGACCACGAGGTAACGACGATGGCAACGATCACAGACCGGCGAAAGCGCCCAGGACAAGTGACATCCCTTGGGTGCCAACCCACGCCATGAAGACCGGTCTTGTCTCTTCAAGCCTGTTCACTTCGATCCCCACCGTCGTGACCAAGTTCGACGAAGAAGCGCCCACCGAACCCGCCGAGCCGGCAAAACCTTCCAATGCGCCCCTCAGCGAAGAAGCAGAGAACTTTCACACACTCGGCCTGGCGAGACGAGTAGCCCACCACCTGGCCACCAAGCTTGAGATGAAAGCCCCGACGGCGATTCAGAAGAACACAATTCCCGTGCTTATCAAAGACGACAGCGATGCGTTCCTTCAAGCAGAAACCGGTTCCGGAAAGACGCTGGCGTATCTGTTGCCCATTGTTCATCGAATCATGGAGCTTAGTATGAACGAGGACGGCACTCCCAAAAAGGATGCCAAGGTACACAGAAATTCGGGACTCTTTGCGATCATCCTTGCGCCGACAAGAGAACTCTGCAAGCAAATCTCAGCAGTCCTCGAGAAGGTTCTCAGGTGCGCGCCATGGCTAGTCTGCACAACTGTTATCGGTGGAGAGAGCAAGCATTCGGAAAAGGCGAGGTTAAGGAAGGGTGTCAACATCTTGGTTGCGACTCCAGGAAGACTGACGGATCACTTGGATAATACGAAGGTGCTGGATGTAGGAACTGTGAGATGGTTGGTGCTGGACGAAGGCGAcaggatgatggagatgggttTCGAGGACGATATCAAGGCGATCGTTGGCAAGATTAGGGCGGACAAGCTTGCAACCAAGAACTCTGAGGGACTGGTACTGGATGGAGTGCTGCCAAAGAGGAGGGTCACGGTTCTGTGCTCGGCTACCATGAAGATGAACGTTCAGAAATTGGGCGAGATCAGTCTGGAGGATGCGGTGCACATTACCGCTTCCAAGTcggagatggaaaaggaTGCTGCGGAAAACAGTGGAAGCACCGAGTCTGCTTTCACAGCGCCTGCGCAGCTGAAACAGTCGTGTATCATTGTGCCAGCCAAGTTGAGGCTGGTCACACTGATTGCGTTGCTCAAGTCGACATTTGCGAGGAAGGGGTCGGTTATGAAGGcaatcatcttcatctcttGTGCTGATTCGGTCGACTTTCATTACGAGGTCCTGAAAGACACCGTGACGGtcgaaccaccaccaccagcccaagagGGTGACGCACCAGCAAAAAAACCGGATGTTCACATCGAAACCACGGTGGCACCGGCTGCCTATATCACCTCACCCGCAAACACCAGGGTAATGCTCCATAAACTTCATGGTTCCCTGGCGCAACCGGTTCGCAGTGCTACTTTAAAGGCTTTCTCGGGGTGCAAGGATCCGGCTGTTCTCATCACGACAGACATTTCATCTCGTGGTCTCGATGTGCCGGCCGTCGACCTGGTTATTGAGTACGATCCCGCCTTTGCGGTGCCTGATCACGTTCATCGCATCGGCCGTACCGCCAGAGCTGGTCGTTCTGGTAAAGCGGTTCTCTTTTTGCTCCCTGGTCCTGAGGAAGGATACACCAGCATCCTgccatcctccgccaccatAACACCCCAGCTTTATGAATCAATCTTGCAGAAAGGCTTTGCCACGAATGTCAACTTTCCAGCCTCctcacaaacaaacaatgcCGAGACGGAAAGCAACAAGCGGGAGACGTGGGCCACTCGTGCTGAGGCTCTTCAGCTGCATTTTGAACAGCGTCTTTTGGCGCCCGCGCCCGGATtcgaggatgccgaggaaggaCCCAAAGGCCACAAGGGTAAATTCAGCAAGACCGGCGGCAAGAATAGGCAGCCAGTGAAGAAGGACAACCCCTTGCTTGATGCCGGCAGACAAGCTTTCAGATCTCACATCAGAGCTTATGCCACTCACGTCCGCGAAGAGAGAGTCTACTTTGACATGACGCAACTGCATCTTGGACACATGGCCAAGGCGTTCGGTCTGCGCGAGGCGCCCGGTGGTATTGGATCGGGTATCTCGAGGAGGACACACAAATTTACGCCAGCTACCAACGGGCAGAAGGGTGGTGGGGCTAGCGCTTCTGGTGCTGCCAAACCTAGCAGTGGCAGCAAGAGcaagtttgatgatgacgagttTGGCcaggtggatgaggatgcggCTAAGAGGATGAAGgccaagatgaagatgtTGTCGATGAACTCGGCAAGCGAGTTCAACCTCGG GACATCGACCCCCGGAatcggcatcaccaccctgtCGAACAGTTTAAACCGCCAATCCCGCCAGCAGGTCAGCCTCGTTACCACCCCGGACCTCTTGTAA
- a CDS encoding hypothetical protein (EggNog:ENOG503NYEZ; COG:S), with the protein MSQISTGRLGEDPEKQTHADSDQTDPEASTPDRPDTSHDEITGAVPPSKTVAPARQFSATDAPPTDKIELKEEDAWKELGFCFPTRKKWTILTIIFLVQTSMNFNTSLYSNGIDGISQEFGVSAQAARAGAAVFLITYAFGCELWAPWSEEFGRKLILQLSLGLVNIWCLPVALAPNFASLMVGRALGGLSSAGGSVTLGMIADIFEPNEQQCAVAYIVFSSVGGSILGPIIGGFVEEYLPWRWTIWIQLIFGVFVQLLHLIFVPETRTTILLDRIAQKRRKSGQSPNLYGPNEIEPFWQRFTFKELIWTWVRPFRMFLTEPIVLTLSLLSGFSDALIFMQIQSFVLVYRQWGFSAVDIGLAFVPIGIGYIIAWISFIPAIRRNRKERALKPGDEHAQYESRLWWLLYTAPCLPLGLIIFAWTSGGPPVHWIGTMVGSAIIGIANYSIYMATIDYMICAYGPYSASATGGNGWSRDFLAGVLTVPATPFYTNIGGSKHLEIASTILFCISLFLVCAVYAIYYYGPELRKRSPFAENLASKVTSEDHGTPHRRISGLPSSEIGYSGFRHRHEHGAQHIGATICA; encoded by the exons ATGTCGCAAATATCGACTGGCCGTCTTGGAGAGGATCCAGAGAAGCAAACCCATGCGGATTCCGACCAAACTGACCCCGAAGCGTCTACTCCAGACCGACCAGATACCAGCCATGACGAGATAACCGGCGCTGTTCCGCCCAGCAAGACAGTCGCACCCGCTCGCCAATTCTCCGCAACCGACGCTCCTCCAACAGACAAGATCGAGCTgaaggaggaagatgcaTGGAAAGAGTTGGGATTTTGTTTCCCAACGAGGAAGAAATGgaccatcctcaccatcatttTTCTGGTGCAGACCTCCATGAACTTCAACACCTCACTTTACTCGAATGGAATCGACGGGATATCGCAGGAGTTTGGGGTCAGCGCCCAGGCAGCTCGTGCTGGAGCTGCAGTTTTCCTCATCACTTACGCCTTCGGGTGCGAGCTTTGGGCACCATGGTCGGAAGAATTCGGACGAAAGCTTATCCTCCAGCTATCCCTCGGGCTGGTCAATATCTGGTGTCTTCCGGTTGCCCTGGCACCAAACTTTGCCTCCCTCATGGTCGGTCGTGCACTAGGAGGTTTATCTTCCGCTGGCGGAAGTGTGACCTTGGGAATGATTGCAGACATCTTCGAACCGAATGAGCAACAGTGCGCCGTCGCCTACATTGTGTTTTCCTCTGTCGGCGGCTCTATCCTGGGGCCTATCATTGGCGGGTTTGTTGAAGAATATCTGCCCTGGAGATGGACCATTTGGATTCAGCTAATCTTCGGCGTGTTTGTTCAACTTCTGCATCTGATCTTTGTGCCAGAAACTAGAACGACCATCCTGCTGGACAGGATTGCTCAGAAACGTCGCAAGTCTGGACAGTCGCCCAACCTCTACGGGCCCAACGAGATCGAGCCTTTCTGGCAGCGCTTTACCTTCAAGGAGCTAATCTGGACATGGGTGCGCCCATTCCGGATGTTTCTTACTGAGCCTATCGTTCTCACGCTGTCCTTGCTCTCTGGATTCTCGGACGCCCTGATCTTCATGCAGATCCAATCATTTGTGCTGGTCTACAGACAATGGGGGTTTTCGGCTGTGGACATCGGGCTGGCGTTTGTTCCTATTGGCATTGGTTACATCATTGCCTGGATCTCGTTTATCCCAGCCATCCGACGAAACAGAAAGGAAAGAGCACTCAAGCCTGGCGATGAACACGCCCAGTATGAAtcgaggttgtggtggctgCTCTATACGGCACCATGTCTGCCACTTGGTCTAATCATATTTGCCTGGACATCTGGAGGCCCGCCGGTGCACTGGATCGGAACCATGGTCGGATCTGCCATCATTGGCATTGCCAACTACTCCATATACATGGCCACGATTGAT TACATGATCTGCGCGTACGGGCCGTATTCAGCTTCGGCGACGGGCGGGAATGGTTGGTCCCGGGACTTCTTGGCAGGCGTTCTCACAGTACCGGCGACGCCCTTCTACACAAATATCGGAGGTTCGAAACACCTAGAGATTGCGAGCACCATCCTGTTCTGCATCTCGCTTTTCCTTGTCTGCGCCGTCTACGCCATCTACTACTACGGACCAGAGCTCCGGAAACGATCGCCATTTGCAGAGAACTTGGCTTCCAAGGTGACAAGCGAGGACCATGGGACGCCTCATCGTCGTATTTCGGGACTTCCAAGTAGCGAGATAGGATATTCAGGGTTTCGGCATCGACATGAGCACGGAGCTCAACATATCGGCGCAACGATATGTGCATGA
- a CDS encoding hypothetical protein (COG:C; COG:H; EggNog:ENOG503NYYV), with the protein MTTQVAFAAAAVGIGAYVYMRSGATAAPATSATSANSDTTKPYFSGFGFRTLKLHSSEVVNHNTKKLRFELPDPNQSSGLTLSSALLTVSFPPTNGRWTPVIRPYTPTNPLDEPGFVELTVKLYPDGKQSGYLHSLKPGDIISCLRIPEYVWQPNKHDHVALIAGGAGITPMYQLIQGILANPEDNTRITLVWGVNGDRDIFLKKEFAELQSKYPGRFRAEYVVSQPEAGSTHRKGYVNGKVLEELGLGANEAKNKSIKVMICGPPAMEKALKGGKGPFANKTGVLHELGYKPDQIYTRLKSSPYGTDYPSRLSIKLPCHMPFRLPLKHLPSRYLSIAPEFANRLKTINLEVERKVPCLAIPTLSDPSLWSNPAFISVDPLPFKIFHDVYYDNNDTLSSHGLWVRQRNGVWQAKVNPSVRRGRANTRFEELRIESDIQKAVEAITRVEAQATANFGLNKMADFTTYREGWRVDGDFMVVRDNTSFGWGVVEIELEEQIKCVGGEEVDEKWKERKMEEMDRRIEMFMEKYSWAWGKGQVKGKLSAYLDMTRGIRSGRVR; encoded by the exons ATGACGACCCAGGTCGCTTTCGCAGCCGCCGCTGTTGGCATTGGCGCCTATGTGTACATGAGAAGCGGTGCTACTGCAGCTCCCGCCACGTCGGCCACGAGTGCCAACAGCGACACCACAAAGCCATACTTCAGCGGCTTCGGATTCCGCACCCTCAAGCTGCACAGCTCCGAAGTcgtcaaccacaacaccaagaaacTCCGCTTTGAGCTTCCAGATCCGAATCAGTCGAGCGGCCTCACCCTCAGCTCCGCTCTCTTGACTGTCTCTTTTCCCCCTACGAACGGCCGGTGGACTCCCGTGATCCGGCCTTacacacccaccaaccctctGGACGAGCCCGGGTTTGTCGAGTTGACGGTCAAGCTCTACCCCGACGGAAAACAAAGCGGATACTTGCACTCCCTCAAGCCTGGCGACATCATCTCCTGCCTTCGGATACCCGAATATGTCTGGCAGCCCAACAAGCACGATCATGTCGCTCTGATTGCAGGTGGAGCTGGCATCACGCCCATGTACCAGCTCATCCAGGGCATCTTGGCCAACCCCGAGGACAATACCAGGATCACTCTCGTTTGGGGTGTTAACGGTGACAGGGATATATTCCTCAAGAAGGAGTTTGCCGAACTGCAGTCAAAGTACCCAGGGAGATTTAGAGCCGAGTATGTTGTTTCCCAGCCAGAGGCCGGCTCGACGCATCGCAAGGGATATGTGAACGGGAAAGTACTTGAGGAACTCGGACTGGGCGCCAATGAGGCGAAGAACAAGAGCATCAAGGTCATGATTTGTGGGCCGCCGGCGATGGAAAAGGCATTGAAGGGGGGCAAAGGCCCGTTTGCCAACAAAACTGGCGTTCTCCACGAGCTGGGCTACAAGCCTGATCAGATTTACA CCCGCTTGAAATCTTCACCATACGGCACCGATTATCCATCACGACTATCCATCAAACTGCCGTGCCACATGCCTTTTCGACTTCCCCTCAAGCATCTTCCCTCGCGATACCTCTCCATCGCTCCCGAATTTGCCAACCGCCTCAAGACCATCAACCTAGAAGTCGAACGGAAAGTCCCATGCCTCGCCATTCCCACTCTGAGCGACCCTTCGCTCTGGTCCAACCCTGCCTTCATTTCTGTTGATCCTCTTCCGTTCAAAATCTTCCACGATGTTTACTACGACAACAATGATACCTTGAGCTCCCACGGTCTCTGGGTTCGGCAGAGAAATGGTGTGTGGCAGGCCAAGGTCAACCCATCAGTCAGGAGAGGACGGGCAAACACAAGATTCGAAGAGTTACGGATAGAATCTGATATCCAAAAGGCTGTCGAGGCTATCACCAGAGTGGAGGCGCAAGCCACAGCCAATTTCGGGCTGAACAAAATGGCTGACTTTACAACCTACCGAGAAGGGTGGAGAGTGGATGGCGACTTTATGGTTGTGAGAGACAATACTAGCTTCGGGTGGGGCGTCGTTGAAATTGAGCTGGAGGAACAGATAAAGTGTgtggggggagaggaagtcgatgagaagtggaaggagaggaagatggaggagatggataGGAGAATCGAGATGTTCATGGAGAAGTATAGCTGGGCATGGGGTAAAGGGCaggtgaaggggaagctGAGTGCTTACTTGGACATGACGAGGGGGATCAGAAGTGGAAGGGTGAGGTAG